In Macadamia integrifolia cultivar HAES 741 chromosome 1, SCU_Mint_v3, whole genome shotgun sequence, a single window of DNA contains:
- the LOC122076772 gene encoding UPF0481 protein At3g47200-like yields MCESSRGVRTVARDCYSEPTKLGTKENFVEIFLFDGLFIIELFRKFSHVVETDRNDPIFNSNLMRTRVVRDLLLLENQIPMLVLQTLFDLSYDPKSDRFPLIILALNFFKDLVSYDKDYYTGLQNIEPTGHKHLLDLLSYALENSLPAMVLWPASRGALESLPCVTELQHSGVNFRKRLTRSGWMDIEFRDGVFEIPTLRVDEYTDPFFRNLIAYEQHRSGGRHYITSYALLIDSLIDTADDVAFLRRHKIIVNHLGDDSKVSSLFNSLCTEVVTNNFYYKDLCDDVRQYYYSPCNEWKATWKREYCNSPWTIIPVVAAVFLLFLTVWATLFTTLPVFNVNFKH; encoded by the coding sequence ATGTGTGAAAGCTCTCGAGGAGTTAGAACTGTAGCCCGTGACTGTTACTCAGAGCCCACGAAATTAGGTACCAAAGAAAACTTTGTAgaaatttttctctttgatggCTTGTTCATCATTGAGTTATTTCGGAAATTTTCCCATGTTGTTGAGACAGATCGAAATGATCCCATATTCAATTCCAATCTAATGAGAACAAGGGTTGTCCGTGACTTGTTATTGCTTGAAAACCAAATACCCATGTTAGTTCTTCAAACCTTATTCGATCTAAGTTATGACCCTAAGTCTGATAGATTCCCACTCATCATATTGGCTCTCAATTTCTTCAAGGATTTGGTATCGTATGATAAGGACTATTATACTGGTCTTCAAAATATCGAGCCCACTGGGCACAAGCATTTACTGGATCTGTTAAGCTACGCACTTGAGAATTCTCTTCCGGCAATGGTCCTGTGGCCAGCATCAAGGGGAGCACTAGAATCTCTGCCATGTGTGACGGAGCTCCAACATTCCGGTGTTAATTTCAGGAAGCGCCTCACCAGAAGTGGCTGGATGGATATAGAGTTTAGAGATGGAGTATTTGAAATCCCTACACTACGTGTTGATGAATACACAGATCCCTTTTTCAGGAACCTTATTGCTTACGAGCAACATCGATCTGGAGGTAGGCACTACATAACATCATATGCCCTTTTGATAGATAGTCTTATTGACACTGCTGATGATGTGGCATTTTTACGTCGCCATAAAATTATTGTGAATCACTTGGGTGACGATAGTAAGGTCTCTTCTCTATTTAATAGTCTCTGCACTGAAGTTGTCACTAATAACTTTTATTATAAGGATCTTTGCGACGATGTGCGTCAATATTATTACTCGCCCTGTAACGAATGGAAAGCGACATGGAAGCGCGAATATTGCAACAGTCCATGGACGATCATTCCAGTGGTTGCAGCAGTTTTTCTACTTTTTCTCACTGTTTGGGCTACCTTATTTACCACCCTGCCTGTCTTCAATGTTAATTTCAAGCATTAA